The Phycisphaeraceae bacterium genomic sequence TCCCGTCAAGACCTGGGAAGCCCTGGACCATGTGCAGGACACGCTGGCGCGCGCTGCCGCAGAAGCCGCTGAAAAAGCCACGGAGAAAGCCGGTTCACTGGCGGAGGGGCAGTTGCTGGCCGAAGCTTTGGAGAAAAGCGATCCGGTTCTCAATCCGGAGACGCTCAAGGAAATGTTTGATGAACTCAAAGACATCACGGAGCGCGCAGCCGAGGAAAATGAAGACCTGTTGCGCAACATCTCCCCTGAGTTGGCCGAAGCGATCCAGAACAGTGAATTGAGCGACGCCCAGCTTGACGAGGTGCGCGATCTGCTGAATCAATCGAGTGAGCGGCTCAGTGAGATGGCCCAAAAACTCGAAGCACTGGGACTCATTGATGCGGACCTTGCCCAACGTCTGCGGCCGGCTGACAGCAGTTCTGGAACTGACAGCGAAAGCGAATCATCCGCCGATGCTGCGCTGGAGCTGCGCGAATTCCTCAGCCAAAATCCCGGTATTCCCATCGATGAGGCAATCGTAATCATCCGTCAACCGGGTCGGGGCGGCATTGACCGTGGTCGCGGTGATGCGGAAATGACATGGAAGGATCCGTCATCGGAAGAGGGGGTGAAGTTCAAGGAGCAGGAACTTCCCCCGGCGAAACTCAACGCATTGAAAGATTCCAAGCTCTCGGCTATCAGCATGGCCGCACCGAAGGTTGACGAAAAGGCTGCTGGATCAAGCGGCGGAGCGTTAAAGGATGCCTCAGCAGGAGGCGGTGCAGCATTTACCCATACCGTCCTGCCGCGACATCAGGCCGCGGTGAAAAAATACTTCGAGCGTGAGGAAAAGGACGCGAAGAAGTGATAATTTGCCCGCAACTACCACTCGACCACTCGTTTTGATGAGGATGGATAACGATGGAAAACGGACTGCTGCAACCGGCTGATGTCGAGCCTGTGGCCAAACTGGCGCAACAGATTCTCATCCAGCTCAATCACGCGCTGCTCGGCCGGCCGGAATTACACCGGCTGGTGCTCACAGGAATTCTCAGCCGTGGCCACATTCTTCTCGAAGGGTTGCCCGGCGTGGGCAAGACCGCGCTGGTCAAGGCGCTCAGCGGTATGTTGTCGCTGAACTTCAGCCGGGTGCAGTTCACCCCCGATCTCATGCCCAGCGACATCCTGGGTACACACATCCTTCAGGAAACCGCGGCAGGCAGCGGTGGTGCAGGCAGTCGGCAACTGGTCTTTCAACCCGGCCCGATCTTCACCAACATCCTCCTGGCTGATGAAATCAACCGCGCCAGCCCCAAGACGCAATCCGCTCTGCTCGAAGCAATGCAGGAACAGTCCGTCACTCTGATGGGGACGACACGTCGTCTGCCCGAGCCGTTTTTCGTACTCGCCTCGCAAAACCCGATCGAACTTGAAGGAACCTATCCGCTGCCCGAAGCGCAACTGGATCGGTTTCTTTTCAAGCTCATCGTTACTGACGTAGGGGTAGATGTTCTGGAGCAGATCATCTCGACTCGAAGGCGCGGCGAACTGCCCGAAACCCACGCTGCCCTGACACCCGGTGACCTGCAGCGGCTTTTCTCCGTCATGGATCGTGTGTTCCTGCCGCGAGCCGTCTCTCGATACATTTCGCGGCTGGTGACGGCAACGCATCCGGGCACGGCTGAGGCAACCGAACAGGTCACAAAATATGTTTCCTATGGCGGTTCACCCCGCGCAGCCATCGCCATGGCAGAGGCCTCCCGCGCGTACGCTCTCATCGCCGGACGGCCGACGGTGGGATTTGAGGATGTGCGCGCCATCGCTCCGCATGTGCTGAATCACCGCATCATTCTCAATTACCAGGCCCGCTTTGACCGAGTGACATCTTCGGCTGTGGTTGAAGGTCTTCTCAAACAGCTTGACGAGGCGGGTCTGCAACTTCACGGAGAAGTCGAGCTTGCCGCAGCTCCACGTTAGCGCGCGGTGTCTGCGGTGCGGTTGAATCGCAAAAAACCGACTCGAAGCGACCGTTGGAACCCGTTTTATGCCTAAAAATCCCGCTCGTTTATTTCAGCCGGTCTTTTACGGGTTGTTCGTTGTAATTGCGCTGGTCATTCCCCTTTCGGCGCAAGCTGACAAGTTCGGAGAGATCTCGGTTAAAGTCGCCGCGCCGCCAAAGGCGGAAACGGAATATGGTTACGCCGAATATCGCGCGACGATCACCAACCATTCCACGAAGTCGCATGAGATTGCTATCTCCTTTGATGGTCGATACGGCAATGGAATGATTGAAAAGCTGTCGAAAACGACGGCAGTGCCGGCACAATCGACCGCCTCCGTGTCGCTTTTTCAGCCCTTCCTCCCGCTGGGTATCGAGCAAGTTAATGTCCAAATAGACGGGCAACAGCAGATAAATCCGATCACCATCAGCAACACATCTCATGGACGAAATCGGATAAGTTACTACTGGTCCCCAGCAAATCTGGGGATTGTGCTGGCGTCACGCGAGATCATGACACCGCTGGCGTCACGGATGAGTTCGACTTCGCTGCTCACACTCGTGCAAAACCCTGACGACGTGCCGCAGTGGAGCTCAAACTGGCTGGGCTATACGAGCTATACAGCCGTTGCACTGACCGGCCGAGAGTGGGAACGCATGCCGGAATCAGTGCGCACAGCAGTGAGGCGGTATGTTCTGGCGGGCGGGGTGCTGCTGATGCTCGATCCAGGTCGCTGGCCTTACTTTGGGGAGGAGACATCGTCAGATAAATCCTTGCCGTATGGTTTTGGTCTGATACTTCGAGGGCAGCCAAACGATATTTCCAACTGGTTGTCGGTCTGCGAGGCGACAGAATCACGTAACCGGAGCATGTGGTGTAACTTTACGATTGAGGAGTCACACTCGGTATTTCCAGTGATCAAACAGTATGGAATACCCGCGCGGAGCATATTGGCGCTGCTGGTGCTGTTCGCGTTGGTCATCGGGCCGCTTAACTTTGTCGTCCTTGCGATCAAGAAACGCCGCATGTGGCTGCTCTGGACCGTTCCGGCAATTTCGCTGGTGGCGTCGCTTGGTATTTTCATCTATGCCGCTTTGTCCGAGGGTTGGACCACCAAGGTTCGCTGTGAGACAGTGACCTATCTCGATCAGCGCAGCCACGAAGCGGCGACCTACGGATACCTGGGGGTCTATTCCACGTTCACACCGAGTGACGGGTTACATTTTTCACAGGAAACCGAAGTCTGGGCGGATCTCCAATCCGAGCATGATGACCCCCGTATGAGCCAGCGGACGATTGATTTATCACAGGATCAACATTTCAAAGCCAGCTGGGTCTCTGCGCGGGTACCCGCGTATTTCAAGGTGCGCAAGTCAGAAGCGTGCCGTCAGCGCCTGGTGACGGATCGCGAGCCTGACGGTTCTCTTTTCGTGACTAACGGCCTGGGTGCGACATTGATTGAACTGCACCTGACCGACAAAGACGGCCGGGGATACTCCGCATCGAACATTCGTGCCGGCGATCGAGTGAAGCTGACACCAATACCGGATCAGGAAAGCATCTGGAAAGCGGAAATACTCAGCGAGCTTATCGCTCAGGATTGGCGCAGCGCGATTTCATCAACGATGCAGGCGAGACCACGGTTGCACCGGCCCAATTCCTATGTGGCACTATTGGAGGGCACGCCTTTTATGGAGCAGCCTATGCCGGATGCCGCCGAAAATATCTCCCGATCTGCTGTCATTGGGGTGCTTGAGGACTGAGTTCCCTTTCACAGGGTATTTCGCTCATGGAAGTCAAGATCAATCAGCTCAAAAAATATTTTGGCACCACAAAGGCGGTGGACGGCGTAAGCTTCAGCTTCACCTCCGGACAGATTTTCGGCTTTGTAGGGCCGAATGGATCGGGTAAGACCACGACCATGCGCATCCTCGCGACACTCGACGAGCCGAGTGATGGCGACTGCTCCATCGACGGCATGTCCGTGCTTCAGGAACCGGAAAAAGCCCGTCACCTGATCGGATACATGCCGGACCTTCTGCCGACGCACCGTGATATCTCGGTTCACGACTACCTCGATTTTTTTGCTCGCGCCTATGCGATGCGCGGCGCAGCGCGACATCGAACGGTTCAGAGCATCGAGGAGTTCACCAATCTCGTCGGTATTCGTGACAAGACGCTCAAGGCACTGTCGAAAGGCATGAAACAGCGCGTGAGTCTGGCGCGGGCACTGATCCACGATCCTCCGCTGTTGATTATGGACGAGCCTGCGGCTGGTCTTGATCCCCGGGCGCGCATCGAGTTGCGCGAGCTGCTGAAGATCCTGGCCGGCCGGGGAAAAGCGATTCTCATCAGTTCACACATCCTGACCGAGCTTTCGGAAATATGCGACGGAGCGGTCATCATCGAGCAGGGACGGATGCTCCGCGCGGGAATGCTCCACGACATTCTGATGCAGAACGATACCGGTCAGTCATCACGGCGGACGATCATCATCCGACCGCTGGGTGAAGTCGGCCGGCTGCACAAGGCGGTGCTTCAGATCCCCGGTGTGGAGTCCGCGACAATCAACATGAATGTCGTCGAGGTCGATCTGACCGGCGGCGACGAGCAATGCGGCGAATTGCTGCACGCTCTGGTTGGTCAGGGATTCCGTATCGCCGAGTTCCGGCAACAGCGCGACAACCTTGAAAAAATCTTCATGGACGTGACCAAGGGAGAAGTGCAATGAGTGCCAGCACGATCATCAATTGGTTTGACGATGCTCTGAATCCGATCGTCATCAAGGAACTGCGGCAAGCGGTGCGATCACGGTTTGTGACGATTGTGCTGTCTCTGTTTCTGCTGCTGGCAGTGCTGATCGTTGGTACGGTTCTGCTGTCAAGCTCCCAGAGAATGCTCGATCCCTGGGCGGGGCGCGATGTGTTGATGGTGCTTCATGCAATCGTACTGGCGACCTGCCTGCTTTTTGTGCCGGCTTATACCGGCATTCGCATCTCGGCGGAGCGGTCAGACACCAATGTCGATCTGCTCTTTATCACCACGATCCGTCCCCGCTCGATCGTGTGGGGAAAATTCTGGTCCAGCACGCTGCTGGCAGGCCTGATTTACAGCTCTTGTCTGCCTTTCATGACACTGACCTATCTGCTCCGAGGTGTCGATTTGATCACGATGGTCGTCCTCGTGGCGGCGGATTGCGGCGTGATCATGGCGTCGATCATGCTGGCCATCTTGATCGGCTGCTTAGGGCTCAACCTCATCGTCAAGCTGATACTGGGGCTGGTGGTGATGTTTGGATTACTGGGTGCCTACATCGCAATGATGGAATTCAGCGATGATCTGCTGCGCTTTGGCGTCGGGGCGTGGCTCGGCGCAGATGGATTCCTGCTGATCGCGGGACTGTGGTTCAGCGGGTTTGTCGCGGTGGTCCTGCTCCTGGCGTTTCTGGCAATCGCCGTCATCAAGCCGGTATCAGCTAATCGCGCCTTACCCGTTCGTGTGCTGATGACGATTCTCTGGCTGCTGGGCTATCTTGTGATAGGAGTAATCAATTTCACCATTTCAGATATGGAGGGGGTACCGATATGGATCTGGTCATGTATCTGTCTCATACCCTTGGGGTTGAACCTGTTCGTCGCCACCGCGGAACGTAATACATGGGGCATGCGCGTGCGGAGGCAAATCCCGCGCAGCGCGCTGGGACGTGCCGTGGCGTTCCTGTTCTTCAGCGGTGCGGCTGGCGGCATTCTCTGGACCCTCATCCTGGCCGCCTTCACCTTGCTGGCTTTCCCGTTGTATTTCGGTCTATTTCTAAAAAATGCCAGTGGAATCGGTGGTTTCCCCGAATGGGTGTTGAAAGCAAACTGGGCCGCCGCGGTCACAGCGTTTTATCTGGTGGCCTATGCCTTAACCGCGGTCCTCATTCGCTCGTATCTGCTCCATCGGTGGTTCAAGCCAATCACGACACCAGTCATCGCCGCCGCATTGATGGCGATCTTCACAGTGGTGCCGATCATTATTGCCTTTATCTTCAGCTTCGATCCGTTTGACCAACAGGACCTCATCATGCTGGGTAATCCCCTGGCACCGCTCATTAAATTTGAAAGATCTATGGAGTACCTCTATGTGGCAGCGTGGGTGGCGATCCCCTGGGCGATCGTAGCTGCGGTTCTGTCGCTGCCGTGGATGAGACGACAGATGCGCGAATTCCGCAGGCCGGATCAGGTAACGCCGACGCCGTGAACCGGGAAACCGATCGGATGGACGAGGACTACCGAAAATCATTGGCGGAAGGAGAGCTTGTCGGTGCGCGCTACGCGCTTGCCGCACCGCGTACCGCCCCATTGGGGGTCGCCGGATCACAGCTCGGTCGTGCCGCGGGTAGCTCGCTGGAGTTCATGGACCACCGCGAGTACCAGCCTGGTGACGATCTGCGGCGCATCGACTGGTCCGCCTACGCCCGCACCGATCGATTGATCGTCAAGCTCTATCGGCAGGAGGTCAGCCCGCATGTTGACCTGCTCATGGATGGTTCACGGTCCATGGCCGTCACTCCCGCCAAGTCACGCTTCGTCCTCTCGCTGGCAGCGATGTTCGCCGGTGCAGCCGGCAACGGCGGGTTTACTCATCGCGCCTGGCTCGCTTCAGCCGGCTGTGAAGCGGTCGCCAACGGTGCGGAGCGCCCTGGGTCGTGGGATCGGATCGACTTTGACCATCGCGGATCCCTTACGTCCTCTCTTATGAGGACTCCGCCGCGATGGCGTCCCCGTGGCGTGCGCATTCTGATCTCTGATCTGCTTTTCCCCGCCGATCCGCTGGTCACCCTCTCGCAAATTTCGCATGGATCAGCCGCCTGTGTAGTGGTGCAGTGTCTCGCCGCGGCTGATATCGAGCCGCCCGCGCATGGAAATGTCCGACTGGTGGACTCTGAGACGCAGGTGATGCGTGAAGTATTTGTCGATGCCGCTGCCCAGGCAACCTATCGCGCCAACTTCACTCGCCATCAACAGAATTGGCATCTGGCCTGTCGTCAGACCGGTGCGATTTTCGTTTGTCTCATTGCTGAAAATGTTCTCAAGGATTGGAGTCTTGAGCCGCTCGTCGCGGCCCAGGTGCTGTCGGTCAACTAACTCCCGGAAGTCCGACCCACGGGCCAGATAACCCCGATACTCCCGACCGCGAATCTCCAGTTCGCAACGCCTTCTTAGAATTCCCGTGCCTTTTCTTACGTTTCCACTGGCTTTGTTCACCCTTGCCGCGGTGCCGACACTGGCCGCGATTTATTGGCTGCGCAACCGTTTCCGCCAACAACCCGTCTCAAGTCTGATGCTCTGGATGGACCAGCATCAAGCCCGTGAGGGCGGCCTGCGCGTCAAACGTATTCAGACGCCGCTCCTCTTTTTTCTGGAGATGGCGGCTCTGATTCTCCTCGCGATAGCGGCGACGGCTCCGCAGATTCTCTGGGGTTTTAACCCTCGACCGCTGGTCATCGTGCTGGATAACTCTTATTCCATGCGGGCGAAGGCCGGCACGGATGCCCGGACTGTGCGGGATCGCGCGCGTCAGGCTGTGGAGCGGGAGATCGATCGCGAGAGTGCCCGTGGGATGCGGATTATTCTCGCTGGCGAGGAACCTCGCGTGCTGGTCGATGCGGGACGGACACGCGCTGAAGCCGCGTCACGATGGGAGGAATGGAAATGTGATGCGGTCAAAGCAGACCTTGATCGCGCTCTGGCGTTGGCGGGGGAGTTGGGCGGGCCTGACGCGCGGATTCTGGTCGTCA encodes the following:
- a CDS encoding AAA family ATPase translates to MENGLLQPADVEPVAKLAQQILIQLNHALLGRPELHRLVLTGILSRGHILLEGLPGVGKTALVKALSGMLSLNFSRVQFTPDLMPSDILGTHILQETAAGSGGAGSRQLVFQPGPIFTNILLADEINRASPKTQSALLEAMQEQSVTLMGTTRRLPEPFFVLASQNPIELEGTYPLPEAQLDRFLFKLIVTDVGVDVLEQIISTRRRGELPETHAALTPGDLQRLFSVMDRVFLPRAVSRYISRLVTATHPGTAEATEQVTKYVSYGGSPRAAIAMAEASRAYALIAGRPTVGFEDVRAIAPHVLNHRIILNYQARFDRVTSSAVVEGLLKQLDEAGLQLHGEVELAAAPR
- a CDS encoding ABC transporter ATP-binding protein: MEVKINQLKKYFGTTKAVDGVSFSFTSGQIFGFVGPNGSGKTTTMRILATLDEPSDGDCSIDGMSVLQEPEKARHLIGYMPDLLPTHRDISVHDYLDFFARAYAMRGAARHRTVQSIEEFTNLVGIRDKTLKALSKGMKQRVSLARALIHDPPLLIMDEPAAGLDPRARIELRELLKILAGRGKAILISSHILTELSEICDGAVIIEQGRMLRAGMLHDILMQNDTGQSSRRTIIIRPLGEVGRLHKAVLQIPGVESATINMNVVEVDLTGGDEQCGELLHALVGQGFRIAEFRQQRDNLEKIFMDVTKGEVQ
- a CDS encoding DUF58 domain-containing protein, whose protein sequence is MDEDYRKSLAEGELVGARYALAAPRTAPLGVAGSQLGRAAGSSLEFMDHREYQPGDDLRRIDWSAYARTDRLIVKLYRQEVSPHVDLLMDGSRSMAVTPAKSRFVLSLAAMFAGAAGNGGFTHRAWLASAGCEAVANGAERPGSWDRIDFDHRGSLTSSLMRTPPRWRPRGVRILISDLLFPADPLVTLSQISHGSAACVVVQCLAAADIEPPAHGNVRLVDSETQVMREVFVDAAAQATYRANFTRHQQNWHLACRQTGAIFVCLIAENVLKDWSLEPLVAAQVLSVN